The DNA sequence AGGATTTGACTGCTATTTTTTCTGCCTTTTATCAAGTCTTGGAGGAAGAAAATTTTGAAGCTCAGACTAAGATTGCTCAGTTTTTGGAGCATGTCAGCAGTGGCGAGTTGGATCAGGTATTAAAAAATCTCGTTGTCATTGTCGATGGTTTTAGTCGCTTTTCGGCAGAAGAAGAAGCATTGGTGAGTGCTTTGCACGAAAAAGGGGTGGACATTATTATAGGGACCTATGCTAGTCAGAAGGCTTATAAGTCAAGTTTTTTAGGCGGCAATCTTTATCAAGCCAATGTCGAATTTCTCTTGGATTTAGGACAAAAATTTGGCCTTCAGGCCGAATATATCGGTCACTCCTCAGGAGATAATCTAGCCCATCTCTCTGATTATTTGGAAGCTCGCCATGATTTTTCGGTTGATTTGCCTAGACTGACCGATCAGGATAAGCAGGCTTTGACTATCTGGGATGTGGTTAGTCAGAAAGAAGAAGTGGAACAGGTGGCCAGAGAAATTCGTCACTTGCTCAATGACGGTGTTCGCTATAAGGATATTCTTGTTTTATTAGGAGACCCCGAGTCTTACCAGCTACAGATTGGCAAGATTTTTAAGAAGTATGACATTCCTTTCTATTTTGGCAAAGCTGAGCCTATGAGTCATCACCCTCTGGCTAATTTTATTGAAAGTTTGGAACGCATTAAACGTTATAATTTTCGGGCAGAAGATGTCCTTAATCTTTTAAAATCAGGCCTCTTCAAAGATTTTAAGGATACCGATATTGATAAGTTTGATCAGTATCTCAAATATGCTGATATCAAGGGTCAGGCACAATTTAAAAAAGCCTTCACTGCTAATGTCCAGCAAGGATTTGATGACGATGGGCAAGCCCTTTATAAATATGATTTGGATGCTCTTAATCAGACTCGTCGAGTTCTCCTTGAACCCTTACTAGAGCTCTTTTCCAGCCGAGCCTTACTGGGGGAAAATCTCCTAAACAAGAAATTTCTGCCTTTTTTGCAGGCTATAGATCTCCCAGCCAATATGGCCAAATTAGCGCATGGAAAATCAGAACAAGAGCTAGAAAAGGAAGAAGAAGTTTGGAAGACCTTGACTGATCTATTGGCTGAAATGGCTGCTATTTTTGGTCAGGAGAAACTAAAGATAGACGATTTTCTGGCTCTCCTTCAAGCTGGTATGCAGGCAAGCAGCTATCGGACCGTTCCTGCTACCTTAGATGTGGTGACTGTTAAGGATTACGAACTGATTGAGCCTCATACCAGTCCCTATGTCTTTGCCTTAGGTTTGACGGCTGGCAATTTTCCAAGAATTCACAAGAATAGCAGTTTGATTACGGATGAGGATAGGCTGGCGCTCAATGACCGACTAGCTGCCAGTGAGCGTCAGGGCCATTTTGATCTTCCTAATCAGGAAAATATAAAAAAGAACCATTCAGCCATGATTTCTTTGCTTAATTCAGCGACTCAGAAACTGGTACTGTCTGCTCCGCAAATTTTTAATGAAAATGAAGATAAATTCTCACCATATCTGCAAGACTTGTTGGATATGGGAGTGCCCCTTATCAGTAAGTCGGCAGTTTCTTTTGAAGAGGATACCGATTTAGGAACCTACAAGGCTCTCCTATCCAGAGTGATTGAGGCTAATCAGCTCAGTCAGACAGAAGATTTAAGTAAGGATCAGGCAACTTTTTGGTCAGTTATGGTTCGACGGCTGCGGCAGAAATTAGCTCAGCAGGATATTGCTATTCCAACTATTACGGATGATTTGACAGTAGAGCCGATTTCTCAAGAGGTTCTGGACATTCTCTATCCTAGTGATCAGCCTTTGCGTCTGTCAGCTTCCAGTCTCACAACCTTTTACAATAACCAGTATGCCTATTTCTTAAATCATGTTTTGCGACTGGAAGAAGAAGAGTCCATCCATCCAGATTTTCGTCACCATGGGGTCTATCTGCATAAAATTTTTGAGCGGGTTATGGCCCAGACTGAGGGCTCAGAAGATTTTGACGCCCTTTTGAATCAGGTGATTAATCAGGTTAGTCAGGAAGAGACTTACCGCATTCTCTATGAGACCGATCAAGAAGGACGGCTGACCCAAGACATTCTCCTGGATATTGCTCACAGCACGGCTCCTATTTTGCGGGATAATTCAGCTGTTCAAGTTCTTGGCCGAGCTGAGGCCCAGCATTACCTAGGTGATAAAGATTGGCAAAAAACGCCTCAAGCCCTTAAAGCCTTGGAAGTTAACTTTAATTACCAACTACCGATTACAGCACATCAGCGTCAGTTAGAAATTCGCGGTCAGATTGACCGGCTGGATCAGCTAAGTTCGTCCGATAGTTTGGGGATTGTTGACTATAAATCGGGTGACAAGAAATTTAATCTGGCTGACTTTTATAATGGTCTAACCCCTCAGCTCTTAACCTATATTTTGGCGCTTAAGGAGCAGATGCCGAGCGATTATCAGGCTCCCATTTTTGGCGCTACTTATCTTCACATGCAGGATCCTGAGATCAGGTTCAAGGATCTGAAAAATTTAGATGATGCAGCCGGTGTTTTGGCTAAAACCTTTAAGTATCAAGGGCTCTATGATGCTCAACAGGCTAGTCATTTAGCTCGGTATTACAATACTAGCAAGGCTAATAAATTCAGTCAGGAAGAGCTGGACTTGCTTTTGACTTATACTAAGGCGCTTTATCGTAAGGCGGCTCAGACTATTCTTTCAGGGCGTTTTGCTATCAATCCATATACCAAAGACGGTCGCTCAGTTCAGGGAGATCAGCTTAAGAGTATTACAGGTTTTGAGGCAGACCGCCATATGAAATATGCCCGCCGTCTCATCAAGGCCAAGCGGGAAGACTATCTAGCCAGCATGCGGAAACTTAATGAGAAAGGAGGTGCCAACTAATGGTCCGAGATAGATTTTTAAGTCCCCAAGAAATTGAAGAGCTTAAGGCCCAAGAGATGACATTGAGTCAAGCAGAAGAGCGTTTGCCTCGTACGCCCGAACAGATTGAAGCCATCTATAGCAATGGTACTAACGTCTTAGTCTCGGCTTCGGCTGGTTCAGGGAAAACCTTCGTTATGGTTGAGCGAATTATTGACATGCTCAAACGGGGCGTCAACATCAGCCAGCTTTTCATCTCAACATTTACTGTCAAGGCAGCTGGTGAACTTAAGGAGCGGATTGAAGACAAACTGATTAAGGAAATTGCTAAAACTCAGGATCAAGCCCTCAAACAACATTTATCCGCTCAGTTAGGAGATATTCAAAACGCTGATATTGGAACTATGGATGCCTTTGCCCAGAAGCTGGTCAATACCTATGGCTATAGTCTGGGCGTATCTCCTAATTTTCGGATTATGCAGGACAAAAGTGAACAAGACATTCTTAAAAATGAAGTCTATGGTGATCTCTTTACCAGTTATATGACTGGTCCTGATAGCCATATTTTTAAACAAACAGTTCGTAATTTTACAGGTCAGGGGAAAGATTCGACGGGCTTTCGTCAGGTGGTTTATGCGGTCCATGCATTCAGTCAATCGACAGCAGATCCTAAGGCTTGGTTGGAGGAGACCTTCCTCAAGTCTTATCAAGTTGATTTTGATCAGCAGGTGGATGCTTATCTGGCACCTTTTCTGCAGGAGCAGGATTTTGGAAAGATTCTTGACCAAGCTCAAGGCTTTTTCCGCGATCATCTGAGTGCTGTTCGTGGTCAATTTAAAAAGTCTTATAAATATTTGGCCAATGTCGAAAATCTTTTGGAAGCCTTGGCTAATGTTAACCTTCAAGCTCCCTTAGACCAACTGCAGGAACAGTTGCAGGCGGTTAAGGCTATTACATCCATAAGTCGAGGGCTGACCATGAGTATCGGCTCCTGCAAGGATGAGTCTCTCAAGGCTTTTGCGACTGACTACAATCAGGAGCGGCCCAACTATTTGGCTCCTATCTTGGACTTGGAGCGGGCATTGTCAACGGTTGAAGCTCTGCGGATTTATCAGCCTCAGGCCCTGCCCCTGCTAAAAGTCCTGCAAGCTTTTGTGCTGGACTTCTCTGCCCAATATCTGGAGCGAAAAAAACAGGAAAATGCCTTTGAATTCAGCGACATTGCTCATTTAGCCATTGAGATTTTAGAGACTGATGAGCCGATTCGTCAGCTCTATCAGGACAAGTACCATGAGGTTATGGTCGATGAGTATCAGGATAACAACCACATGCAGGAGCGGCTGCTGGACTTGCTTTCCAATGGTCACAACCGCTTTATGGTAGGTGATATTAAGCAGTCTATCTATCGCTTTCGTCAGGCCGACCCTATGATTTTTCAGGCCAAGTTTCAAGTCTATGATAGGTCTGAGGACTTTCAGATCGGTAAAAGTCAGGGGCTCTTGATTATCCTCAAGGAAAATTTCCGCAGTCATTTGGAAGTCTTGGCAGCGACCAATGCTGTCTTTGCTCGCCTGATGGATCAAGCGGTCGGCGAGATTACCTATGATCAGAGTCACTTTTTAGTGGCGGGCCATGCTCAAAAAGCCCAGCCTGCTCCAGCCAACCGTACTCAGGTGTTTATCTACGACCAAGGCCAAAAAGAAGAGCAAGAGAGTTCTCTTGGTGGTGAGTCGACCCTTCCTGAATTATCGGTTGGCGAGGTTAAGCTGGTGGTTAAGGAAATTATTCGCCTCCATCAGGAAGAAGGCGTGCCTTTTGATGACATTACCCTCTTGGTGCCTACTCGAACCAGAAATGATCAAATTCTTGCGACCTTTGAGCAATACGGCGTGCCTCTAGTGGCTGAATCAGGCACAGGGCACTACCTCAAATCCCTAGAAATTCTGGTTATGCTGGATACCCTGCGGACCATCAATAATCCTTTGCAAGATCAATCTTTACTGGCCTTGCTCAAATCTCCTATGTTTCATTTTGGTGAGGATCTGCTGACAAGGATTTCCCTTCAGGCTAAGAGGGGTAATTTTTACGATAAACTGCTTTTATCCTTGAATCGTACAGGTGACCATCCTGACTTGCTAACGCCCAAACTTTATGAGCAAGTGGAGACCTTCAATCAGGTCTTGAAGTCTTGGAGGACCTTTGCTCGGACCAATAGTCTGCACGACCTCATCTGGAAGATTTACAATGACAAATTCTATTATGATTATGTAGGGGCTCTGGCCAATGGTCAACAGCGACAGGCCAATCTTTACACTTTAACCCTGCGAGCTCACCAGTTTGAAAAAACTGGTTTCAAAGGTCTGCCCCGCTTTATCAATATGATTGACCAAATTATCGCAACCGATAATGATTTGGCTGATGTTGAGGTGGCCCTGCCCAAGAATGCTGTTCAGCTGATGACAGCTCATAAGAGTAAGGGATTGGAATTTCCTTATGTCTTCCTGCTCAATTTGGACAAGACCTTTAACCAGCAAGATCAAAGAAGCAGGGTGATTCTCAGTCGGCACAATGGTGTTGGCATCCAGTATGTTGCTGATCTGGCTGAGCGGTTTCCAGAAGCTAAATTTGACCACGTCAAGGTGGCTATGGAGACCCTGCCTTATCAGATTAATCAGCGGCAGCTCCATCGTGCTATGCTGTCGGAACAGATGCGGCTTCTCTATGTGGCCATGACTCGGGCTGAAACCAAGCTCTATCTGGTCGGTAAAGGCAGTCAAGAAAAGTTAGCCGACAGGTATCAGGGAAATCGGGACCAAGAGCGCTTGAGTATTGCAGGGCGTGAGACGTGGACCAGTTTTCAGGATTGGTTCCTAGCCCTCAAACAAAATTTCCCAGAAGATGACTTGGGTTTTGACCTCTCTTTTATTTCTGATCAAGACTTAGAGGAGATGGGCAGCTTAGAACCTAATCTGCCCATGGATGTAGATGATCAGACCCATAACCGCCAATCGGAGACAATCAGCCAAGCTCTGGAAGCTCTGGAAAATGTTGAAAAACTCAATCAACAGTATGCAGCAGCCATCAATCTTCCGACTGTCCGTACTCCGAGTCAAATTAAGAAGTTTTACCAACCCTTGATGGATGAAGAGGGCATGGATATTATGGAAAAACGGACTATCACACCTAAATTTGATCTGCCTAGCTTTGGTAAGCAGAACCAAGTTACAGGAGCCGCTATTGGCTCAGCGACCCATGAGCTCATGCAGCGAATCCCTCTGAAAGAGACCTTGTCCTTAACGGATTTACAGGTTGCTCTAGCCCAAGTTCAAGCTGAACCAGCTGTAAAAAAGAGAATTGACCTGAAAAAAATTGCTCATTTCTTCCAGCAAGAAGCTCTGGGTCAGGAAATCATCGCCGAGAGTGATAAGGTTGTACGGGAAGCTCCTTTTGCTATGCTCTACAAAGACAGAGATTCTCAAGAAGAGATGGTTATTCGGGGAATTGTTGATGGCTTTATTCGCTATGAGGACCACATTGTCCTCTTTGACTACAAGACGGATTCCTACCAAAACCCCACGGACCTCGTCCATCGGTATCAAGGCCAAATGGACCTCTATGCCAAGGCTCTCAGAGATTCTTTCAGAATTCAGCAGGTTGACAAATACTTAGTCTGCTTAGGCGGCAAAGAGGTAGTGGTCCAAGCCCTTTAGTTGGTTCAGTTTTATCCAGTTTTTCGGTTAGCTTTTCTCTAAAAGGGAGGCGAAATGACCAGAATTATGGTATGATGAAGGGTACAGAAAAAAAGCTCTTAGTGCTGATTTCAATTGGTTATTAAGAGTCTGGGACAAAAGTCCAGACTCGTTAACATTGTTCTAGATTTACTAGATTGACGCAGTGGTTGGGAGTAAGACTAGTTGGCTTATGCCAAGAAGTCTTACCCCTGCACAGTTCATTGGGTGTTTAGCACCAATGAATGAACCACTGCTGATTGGCGGCCTTTATCTTGGGATGCACTCCCATTTTCAGGCGCCCCTTAAACAGTCCACTGGATTGTTTAACTACCACGCAAGTGATAGGGTCAAACAGTCTGGGAGACTGTTTGAGAAAACCAAGATCAGCTGTGCGGAGGTGGGATTGAAATGCTCCAGCGGACTCTGGCAGTCTGGGAATAGGCTGCCAAAGCCTGCCACCTAAAAACAGGAAAGTGGCAGAGGCCTGAGCCTTAAAATAAGAGAGCGAGGAAAATCAAGGGAGTGGGAAAGAACCCAAAAATTGAAAATTTTGGTTCGTATTCCCACCCCCGCACAGTTGGCTAGGCTTTCCGCTTTGGCCTTGTGGCAAAAGGAAAACCAGCCAACCACTGTGCCAAGAGTTTATTCCAAAACAGGAATACTGGACGATTTTTTGCCCATCCTCTACTGATTGAGTCCCACTCTCAGCCAGCTTTCCAACTAGTCAGTCTAGTTAGATAATTATTGATTTAGAAAGGTCACTATGACAGTTTATAATATCAATCTAGGAATTGGTTGGGCTTCCAGCGGTGTTGAATACGCCCAAGCCTACCGTTCTAAAGTTTTTAAAAAACTTGGGATAGCTGCCAAGTTTGTTTTTACCGACTTTTTCAGTCAGGATAATATTGTTGATATGGCCCGCAATGTCGGTTTTAGTGATGACCAGATTATCTGGATGTATACCTATTTTACTGACCAGACGCCCGCTCCAACGACCTTGACTGAAGCCGATCTCAAGGCCCAATTTACAAGGGATATTACCAAGACTGACCGAGAAGACAAGTTGGTGCGTTTCTATTTTGGCGACCGCGATTTTGCAACTGCCTATTATTGCCGCCACAGCAGGGAAATTATTCATCGGATTGAATTTGTTTCTAATGGGAATCTGGTTCGTAAGGACTTCTATAACAATGGTAAGCATCTTTCCTTTACCGAGTACTATGCCCCTAAAGACAATGCAGCCAAGCTCTATAAGCGATCCTACTACAATTTAGATGGCAGCATTGCCTACGATGAAATTACCGATGGGGATCAACCTTTCTTCCGTTTTCCAAATCGGATTCTCTACTCCAAAGAGGAATTGGTTGCTTACTTTATGGAAAGGCTAGAGCTGACTTCAGAAGATTTGGTCCTTTTGGATCGTTCAACAGGTATTGGTCAGGCTGTCTTTCGCCATGTTAAACCTGCTAAATTAGGTGTGGTTGTCCATGCTGAGCACTACAGTGAAAATGGGACTAATGCTAATTCAGTCCTCTGGAATAATTACTACGATTTCCAATTTACCAATGCAGACAGTGTTGATGTCTTTA is a window from the Streptococcus criceti HS-6 genome containing:
- the gtfA gene encoding accessory Sec system glycosyltransferase GtfA; amino-acid sequence: MTVYNINLGIGWASSGVEYAQAYRSKVFKKLGIAAKFVFTDFFSQDNIVDMARNVGFSDDQIIWMYTYFTDQTPAPTTLTEADLKAQFTRDITKTDREDKLVRFYFGDRDFATAYYCRHSREIIHRIEFVSNGNLVRKDFYNNGKHLSFTEYYAPKDNAAKLYKRSYYNLDGSIAYDEITDGDQPFFRFPNRILYSKEELVAYFMERLELTSEDLVLLDRSTGIGQAVFRHVKPAKLGVVVHAEHYSENGTNANSVLWNNYYDFQFTNADSVDVFIVATDRQREILSQQFSVYKHQEPKIVTIPVGSLDEIKEPKSPRIPFSVMTASRLATEKHVDWLIEAVVEARELVPDINFDIYGSGSEEDKLRQIIDEKGAKDYIQLRGHQDLSHTYMHHEVYLSASKSEGFGLTLMEAIGSGMPLIGFDVRYGNQNFIKGEENGYLIPISELDTDQEIVESLSTKIVQIFTLANLDSMHRVSYDMAKDYLTDKVEAKWNQLIKELEQ
- the rexB gene encoding ATP-dependent nuclease subunit B, whose product is MRLLYTAIRDNLTDQLAQLAHEQALSGRRVFYIAPNSLSFEKERRVLETLKEKASFNITITRFAQMARYFVLNDVSDKKPVTDTGLAMIFFRILSQFEEGDLKIYGSLRKDINFIQQLVDLYKELQRSNLTIFDLDELASDLKYQDLTAIFSAFYQVLEEENFEAQTKIAQFLEHVSSGELDQVLKNLVVIVDGFSRFSAEEEALVSALHEKGVDIIIGTYASQKAYKSSFLGGNLYQANVEFLLDLGQKFGLQAEYIGHSSGDNLAHLSDYLEARHDFSVDLPRLTDQDKQALTIWDVVSQKEEVEQVAREIRHLLNDGVRYKDILVLLGDPESYQLQIGKIFKKYDIPFYFGKAEPMSHHPLANFIESLERIKRYNFRAEDVLNLLKSGLFKDFKDTDIDKFDQYLKYADIKGQAQFKKAFTANVQQGFDDDGQALYKYDLDALNQTRRVLLEPLLELFSSRALLGENLLNKKFLPFLQAIDLPANMAKLAHGKSEQELEKEEEVWKTLTDLLAEMAAIFGQEKLKIDDFLALLQAGMQASSYRTVPATLDVVTVKDYELIEPHTSPYVFALGLTAGNFPRIHKNSSLITDEDRLALNDRLAASERQGHFDLPNQENIKKNHSAMISLLNSATQKLVLSAPQIFNENEDKFSPYLQDLLDMGVPLISKSAVSFEEDTDLGTYKALLSRVIEANQLSQTEDLSKDQATFWSVMVRRLRQKLAQQDIAIPTITDDLTVEPISQEVLDILYPSDQPLRLSASSLTTFYNNQYAYFLNHVLRLEEEESIHPDFRHHGVYLHKIFERVMAQTEGSEDFDALLNQVINQVSQEETYRILYETDQEGRLTQDILLDIAHSTAPILRDNSAVQVLGRAEAQHYLGDKDWQKTPQALKALEVNFNYQLPITAHQRQLEIRGQIDRLDQLSSSDSLGIVDYKSGDKKFNLADFYNGLTPQLLTYILALKEQMPSDYQAPIFGATYLHMQDPEIRFKDLKNLDDAAGVLAKTFKYQGLYDAQQASHLARYYNTSKANKFSQEELDLLLTYTKALYRKAAQTILSGRFAINPYTKDGRSVQGDQLKSITGFEADRHMKYARRLIKAKREDYLASMRKLNEKGGAN
- the addA gene encoding helicase-exonuclease AddAB subunit AddA, producing MVRDRFLSPQEIEELKAQEMTLSQAEERLPRTPEQIEAIYSNGTNVLVSASAGSGKTFVMVERIIDMLKRGVNISQLFISTFTVKAAGELKERIEDKLIKEIAKTQDQALKQHLSAQLGDIQNADIGTMDAFAQKLVNTYGYSLGVSPNFRIMQDKSEQDILKNEVYGDLFTSYMTGPDSHIFKQTVRNFTGQGKDSTGFRQVVYAVHAFSQSTADPKAWLEETFLKSYQVDFDQQVDAYLAPFLQEQDFGKILDQAQGFFRDHLSAVRGQFKKSYKYLANVENLLEALANVNLQAPLDQLQEQLQAVKAITSISRGLTMSIGSCKDESLKAFATDYNQERPNYLAPILDLERALSTVEALRIYQPQALPLLKVLQAFVLDFSAQYLERKKQENAFEFSDIAHLAIEILETDEPIRQLYQDKYHEVMVDEYQDNNHMQERLLDLLSNGHNRFMVGDIKQSIYRFRQADPMIFQAKFQVYDRSEDFQIGKSQGLLIILKENFRSHLEVLAATNAVFARLMDQAVGEITYDQSHFLVAGHAQKAQPAPANRTQVFIYDQGQKEEQESSLGGESTLPELSVGEVKLVVKEIIRLHQEEGVPFDDITLLVPTRTRNDQILATFEQYGVPLVAESGTGHYLKSLEILVMLDTLRTINNPLQDQSLLALLKSPMFHFGEDLLTRISLQAKRGNFYDKLLLSLNRTGDHPDLLTPKLYEQVETFNQVLKSWRTFARTNSLHDLIWKIYNDKFYYDYVGALANGQQRQANLYTLTLRAHQFEKTGFKGLPRFINMIDQIIATDNDLADVEVALPKNAVQLMTAHKSKGLEFPYVFLLNLDKTFNQQDQRSRVILSRHNGVGIQYVADLAERFPEAKFDHVKVAMETLPYQINQRQLHRAMLSEQMRLLYVAMTRAETKLYLVGKGSQEKLADRYQGNRDQERLSIAGRETWTSFQDWFLALKQNFPEDDLGFDLSFISDQDLEEMGSLEPNLPMDVDDQTHNRQSETISQALEALENVEKLNQQYAAAINLPTVRTPSQIKKFYQPLMDEEGMDIMEKRTITPKFDLPSFGKQNQVTGAAIGSATHELMQRIPLKETLSLTDLQVALAQVQAEPAVKKRIDLKKIAHFFQQEALGQEIIAESDKVVREAPFAMLYKDRDSQEEMVIRGIVDGFIRYEDHIVLFDYKTDSYQNPTDLVHRYQGQMDLYAKALRDSFRIQQVDKYLVCLGGKEVVVQAL